Genomic segment of Ewingella sp. CoE-038-23:
GCACCGTGCGCGCTGATATTACCGCGCTGAATGAAATTATGGCCCAGTACGGCGCTTCCTTTGTGCATAACCGCGGTAGCGGCTATCAGCTGAAAATCGACGATCAGACGCTGTTCTCTGCGTTGCAGGAAACCAATAATCGTCGGGTCAGCCCAACGCCGCGCACCGCGCCGGAGCGGGTGAATTACCTGCTTATACGCTTTTTGACCTCAGCCTTTTCCCTCAAGCTAGAAGATCTGGCCGATGAATGGTTTGTCAGCCGGGGAACCCTGCAAAATGATATGGCTGAGGTCAGAGAACGTCTGGCACGTTACCACCTGAGCATTGAAACCAAGCCGCGTTACGGCATGAAGCTGTTTGGCGCCGAGCTGGCGATTCGCTCCTGCCTGACGGATTTGCTGTTCCAGCTGGAAAGCGACGAGCAGAGCCATCCGCTGCTGAAAACCGAGAGTCTGGCGCTTGAGGCGCTGGGGCCGTTAACCGATTTTATGCACCAGTCGCTGGCGCAGTCCTCGATCCAACTGACCGATGAAGGTGAGCAGTACCTGATTCTGTACTGCGCGGTGGCGATTAAGCGCATTAGCGGCGGCTATCCGTTAACGGATTTTGATGCTGAAGAGGGCGACCCGGCGGTGAAGCAGGTCTCTACGCGCCTGGCGGCCGAGCTTAAGGCGCTAGTCGGTAAGGAGATCCCGGCGGCTGAAGAGGCCTATTTGCGGGTGAATATCGCGGCACGGCGGGTGCAGAACATCCTGCCGACGGATATTAATGCCGATGACGATGAGTCGCTGGTGGACTACATTCTGTCCTACATCAATGCGCACTATAACTATGATTTACAAGGGGATAAGCAGCTCCGCGCCGACTTGCTCACCCATATCAAAACCATGATAACCCGGGTGAAGTATCAGATTAACATCCCCAACCCGCTGCTGAGCAACATCAAACAGCACTACCCAATGGCCTACGACGTCACGCTGGCGGCGGTATCGAGCTGGGGCAAATACACCCCTTATTCGCTCAGTGAAAACGAAATCGGTTTTCTGGTGCTGCATATCGGCGTCGGGCTGGAGCGCCACTACAACATCGGCTACCAGCGCCATCCGCAGGTGATGCTGGTGTGCGATACCGGCAACTCGACCATTCGCATGATTCAGGCGCAGATCAGCCGCAAATACCCGCAGCTGGTGGTGACGCAAGTGGTGACGCTGCGAGATTACGAGAAGCTGGAGCACATCGACGAAGATTTCATTATCTCCAATGCGCGCATCACCGAGAAGAACAAGCCGGTGGTGGTGCTGTCGCCATTCCCCACCGAGTACCAGATGGAGCAGCTCGGCAAGCTGGTGCTGGTGGACCGCACGCGGCCCTATATGCTGGAGAAGTTTTTCGACGAGCGCCATTTCATGATAATCAATCAGCCGATGACCCAGGCCGAGCTATTCCACAAGGTGTGCAGCCAGCTGGAAGAAGAGGGCTATGTCGACGCAGAGTTCTATCCGTCAGTGGTCGAGCGCGAAGAGATTGTGTCGACCATGCTGGGCGAAGGCATTGCGCTGCCGCACTCGCTGGGGCTGCTCGCCAAGAAGACGGTGGTGATCACCCTGCTATCCCCGCAGGGCATTGAGTGGGGCGATGGCGAAACTGCGCACGTGATTTTCCTGCTGGCGATCAGCAAAGCGGACTATGAAGAGGCGATGGCGATTTACGATTTGTTCGTGACGTTTGTGCGGGAAAGGTCGATGAGCCGTTTGCTAAGTAGTGAAAGTTTTAATTCTTTTAAAGCGATAGCGATAGATTGTTTGAGTAGAATTTAAGAAAAATGCTGCTTTACCCAAAATAGTTCGAGGTGCAGCCAACGCGCCTGCACCTTGAAATATGATGGGTCAATTAGTCTTCGTCGAAGCCGGAATTGATAAGATTAATCACGGCTTCCAAAGCTTGAACCTCATCGGAGCCGGTGGCTTCGATTTCAATCTGCTGGCCCTTTGGCGAGTCCAGCATCAGCAGCGCGATCACGCTGCTGGCCTCGGCTTCAATGCCTGCGTCGTTACGCAGCATCACTTCTGACTCAAAGCTCTGCACCAGTTCAAACAACTTCATTGCCGGACGAGCGTGCATGCCCAGCCGGTTTTTGATTTCTACCGTTTGTTTAACCGTCATGATTTGCGTTTTTCCAGCGTGCGATGGCGGGATTGCACATTCTTCCCGCGAGAACGGAAGTAGTCAGCCAATTGTTCAGCGATGTAAACCGAGCGATGTTTCCCGCCGGTGCAGCCAATGGCGACGGTCAGATAACTGCGATTGTTGGTTTCCAGCATCGGCAGCCACAGTTCAAGGTAGCTGCGGGTCTGGTAAATGAAGTTATGCACATCGGTATGGCGGTCGAGGAACGCAGCGACGGGTTTATCCAGACCGGTCATCGGGCGCAG
This window contains:
- a CDS encoding BglG family transcription antiterminator is translated as MVRFPYQRLAHLFDALQAETLPQDELAKRLDVSTRTVRADITALNEIMAQYGASFVHNRGSGYQLKIDDQTLFSALQETNNRRVSPTPRTAPERVNYLLIRFLTSAFSLKLEDLADEWFVSRGTLQNDMAEVRERLARYHLSIETKPRYGMKLFGAELAIRSCLTDLLFQLESDEQSHPLLKTESLALEALGPLTDFMHQSLAQSSIQLTDEGEQYLILYCAVAIKRISGGYPLTDFDAEEGDPAVKQVSTRLAAELKALVGKEIPAAEEAYLRVNIAARRVQNILPTDINADDDESLVDYILSYINAHYNYDLQGDKQLRADLLTHIKTMITRVKYQINIPNPLLSNIKQHYPMAYDVTLAAVSSWGKYTPYSLSENEIGFLVLHIGVGLERHYNIGYQRHPQVMLVCDTGNSTIRMIQAQISRKYPQLVVTQVVTLRDYEKLEHIDEDFIISNARITEKNKPVVVLSPFPTEYQMEQLGKLVLVDRTRPYMLEKFFDERHFMIINQPMTQAELFHKVCSQLEEEGYVDAEFYPSVVEREEIVSTMLGEGIALPHSLGLLAKKTVVITLLSPQGIEWGDGETAHVIFLLAISKADYEEAMAIYDLFVTFVRERSMSRLLSSESFNSFKAIAIDCLSRI
- the npr gene encoding PTS phosphocarrier protein NPr — encoded protein: MTVKQTVEIKNRLGMHARPAMKLFELVQSFESEVMLRNDAGIEAEASSVIALLMLDSPKGQQIEIEATGSDEVQALEAVINLINSGFDED